A window of Myxococcales bacterium contains these coding sequences:
- a CDS encoding VWA domain-containing protein: MSDFRFAEPQFIHALWGVAVLALVLIALERRAGNQFRALVSDVLQAQLVVGPSSGQRYTRHGFLILACTFAVLALMRPQWGFEFVKSPRASAELMIALDVSRSMLAEDVAPNRLERAKSEVRDLLEFLVGDRVGLIAFAGRASVLAPMTPDFGFFRLVLDSVGPNSVGLGGTRLEEPIRKAIGGFKATGDVARVLLLITDGEDQDSFPIEAAKEAALRGIRIIAIGFGSESGSEIPITDPETGARTLLRDSDGNVVRTRLDGDTLREMALITDGVYVPAGLRSLDLESIYDQHIAGLMRAEIDDEGRVIRSEGFQWFVLAAIICLVISVLIGQRRRVTASAFAKTSLFCVLMQLGMLQFAPGAARAQATPVSEAIPPSIENVEDEPRPAVAEVVKEALGDPRENYNLALEALAVGRIEAAMQHFENTRSGAGTDGEARYRATYGLGWVSVIEADGKLESAPHEALASLYRAGDFFREAVRLQPANDDPRHNLEIVLRRARELADSLAKTDDRDLAARLDELVERQRAAGRDTRGLLEQIELADQGTQLADSFRREFRTLSTQQRQLLSDSDRFAVRVDRERANLEATPDADRSPEDSTRIVQLQQLEIFLQRARERMGHSRRELRGRRGERAYRRANAALAELKRARDQLRDPVQVLDALLRDGSELARYTQGLAVVGRLGSDLTGLSSDAAAVPKAPPWLTLSLLREGQQSLGERASELDERLLAGVAYAKRHQQQQAPHEPSSQEEAAAFAQQQRFLEQVIDASPLVSEASTALGEALIALEIEDLAAAARSQDRGLKALAEARERFLDLRRLIELAYADQGRLQGVIDPETPGQADRSKEEISELLPALREVQQRNLARTARLQELIDDEQASLLDLEGADSSSAEEAEQAKQQFELAERILAATETSMRGVVAGLAEPSAVDPVAAGWRTAIVPGREAVKGLENLRRLFFSIIEFLRETAERQQELGDATEEVAALPEDDLARGLGPLIPRQAELAQLAGVIANTLEEQSRQQPGDLIGGNPNPNADEQAQADEAAKLRRAAELVLEGQIEMEGTGVVLEAEPVDFASAREHQDLAFTLLLEAIELLTPPREKQDQDQQQQEQQQQEQQQQQEQQQAAEPKPEEQEADPSQMLQEVRDRETERWREKAKRNQRGFDTVERDW, encoded by the coding sequence GTGAGCGACTTCCGCTTCGCAGAGCCTCAGTTCATTCACGCGCTGTGGGGGGTGGCGGTTTTGGCCCTTGTCTTGATCGCCCTCGAGCGCCGCGCTGGGAATCAATTCCGGGCGCTGGTGTCGGATGTCTTGCAGGCTCAGCTCGTCGTCGGTCCGAGTTCGGGCCAGCGCTACACGCGCCACGGTTTTTTGATCCTCGCCTGTACGTTTGCCGTGCTCGCGCTGATGCGTCCCCAATGGGGTTTCGAATTCGTCAAGTCGCCCCGCGCCAGCGCGGAACTGATGATCGCGCTGGACGTATCGCGTTCGATGCTGGCGGAAGATGTCGCACCCAATCGACTCGAGCGAGCCAAGTCGGAAGTTCGAGACTTGCTCGAGTTCCTGGTCGGCGACCGGGTGGGGCTCATCGCCTTTGCGGGCCGGGCCAGTGTGCTGGCTCCGATGACCCCAGACTTTGGTTTTTTCAGACTGGTGCTCGACTCCGTAGGCCCGAACAGTGTGGGTCTTGGAGGAACGCGCCTCGAAGAGCCGATCCGCAAGGCGATCGGCGGCTTCAAGGCGACCGGTGACGTGGCCCGAGTTCTGCTCTTGATCACCGATGGCGAGGATCAAGACTCGTTTCCCATCGAAGCCGCCAAAGAGGCCGCACTGCGGGGAATCCGGATCATCGCGATCGGATTTGGCTCTGAATCCGGCAGCGAGATTCCGATCACCGATCCAGAAACGGGCGCCCGCACCCTGTTGCGAGATAGCGACGGTAACGTCGTCCGCACCCGACTCGACGGCGACACCCTGCGCGAGATGGCCCTGATTACCGATGGCGTCTACGTTCCCGCTGGGCTCCGGTCCCTCGATCTCGAGTCGATCTACGACCAGCACATCGCGGGTTTGATGCGGGCGGAAATAGACGACGAGGGGCGGGTGATTCGCAGCGAAGGTTTCCAATGGTTCGTGCTGGCGGCAATCATTTGTCTCGTGATCAGCGTCTTGATCGGTCAGCGGCGACGCGTGACCGCATCAGCATTCGCCAAGACGAGCTTGTTCTGCGTGTTGATGCAGCTTGGGATGTTGCAGTTTGCACCTGGGGCAGCCCGAGCCCAGGCAACCCCGGTAAGCGAAGCCATCCCGCCGAGCATCGAAAACGTCGAGGACGAACCCCGGCCCGCGGTAGCAGAAGTAGTAAAAGAGGCGCTCGGTGATCCGCGCGAAAATTACAATCTCGCATTGGAAGCTCTCGCCGTGGGACGCATCGAAGCGGCCATGCAGCATTTTGAAAACACGCGCTCAGGCGCGGGAACAGATGGCGAGGCCCGCTACCGAGCCACCTACGGCCTGGGGTGGGTCTCGGTGATCGAAGCCGATGGAAAGCTCGAGAGCGCCCCGCATGAAGCGCTTGCCTCGCTCTACCGCGCGGGCGACTTTTTTCGCGAGGCCGTGCGCCTGCAACCTGCGAACGACGATCCCCGTCACAACCTCGAGATCGTACTGCGTCGCGCCAGAGAACTCGCCGATTCACTGGCCAAAACCGACGACCGCGATCTCGCGGCGCGGTTGGACGAATTGGTCGAACGCCAGCGCGCAGCGGGGCGAGATACGCGAGGATTGCTCGAGCAAATCGAGTTGGCGGACCAGGGCACGCAGCTCGCCGATTCCTTCAGGCGTGAGTTCCGCACGCTTTCTACACAACAGCGGCAGTTGCTTTCGGACAGCGATCGGTTTGCCGTACGCGTCGACCGCGAGCGCGCCAATCTCGAAGCGACACCCGATGCAGACCGCTCGCCCGAAGATTCGACCCGCATCGTGCAGCTGCAACAGCTCGAGATCTTTTTGCAGCGCGCCCGGGAACGCATGGGGCACTCGCGCCGCGAATTGCGCGGGCGTCGCGGGGAAAGGGCCTATCGTCGGGCGAATGCGGCACTTGCCGAGCTCAAGCGGGCGCGAGATCAATTGCGCGATCCTGTGCAAGTGCTGGACGCGTTGCTGCGCGACGGTTCGGAGTTGGCTCGCTACACCCAGGGCTTGGCTGTTGTCGGCAGGTTGGGATCCGACTTGACGGGCCTATCGTCGGATGCCGCCGCAGTACCCAAGGCGCCACCCTGGTTGACACTCTCGTTGCTGCGCGAAGGCCAACAGAGCCTGGGCGAACGCGCGAGTGAATTGGATGAGCGCCTGCTTGCCGGGGTAGCCTACGCAAAACGTCATCAACAACAACAGGCGCCTCACGAGCCGTCGAGCCAGGAGGAAGCGGCAGCGTTTGCCCAGCAGCAGCGGTTCCTGGAGCAGGTGATCGATGCCTCGCCTTTGGTAAGCGAGGCCAGTACGGCATTAGGGGAAGCCTTGATCGCCCTTGAAATCGAAGACCTGGCAGCAGCTGCGCGCAGTCAGGATCGGGGTCTCAAAGCATTGGCGGAGGCGCGCGAGCGCTTTCTCGACCTGCGGCGCCTGATTGAACTAGCCTACGCGGATCAAGGCAGGCTGCAGGGGGTCATCGACCCCGAGACGCCGGGCCAGGCCGACAGGTCGAAGGAAGAAATATCGGAGTTGTTGCCGGCACTGCGCGAAGTCCAGCAGCGCAATCTTGCGCGCACAGCTCGCCTGCAAGAATTGATCGACGACGAACAGGCGTCGCTTCTCGACCTTGAAGGCGCGGATTCGTCGTCGGCAGAAGAAGCCGAACAGGCAAAGCAGCAGTTCGAACTGGCCGAACGAATATTGGCCGCCACCGAAACGAGTATGCGGGGTGTTGTCGCGGGGCTCGCCGAACCGAGCGCAGTTGACCCCGTCGCGGCGGGCTGGCGGACTGCCATCGTTCCCGGGCGGGAAGCGGTCAAAGGTCTCGAAAATCTGCGCCGGTTATTTTTCTCGATCATTGAGTTCCTGCGCGAGACCGCGGAGCGCCAACAGGAGCTGGGAGACGCGACCGAAGAAGTCGCGGCTCTACCTGAGGACGACCTTGCGCGGGGTTTGGGACCCTTGATCCCGCGCCAGGCCGAACTGGCCCAACTCGCGGGTGTGATTGCCAATACCCTCGAAGAACAGTCGCGACAGCAACCCGGGGATTTGATCGGTGGCAATCCCAATCCCAACGCGGATGAACAAGCGCAGGCGGACGAAGCCGCCAAGTTGCGGCGCGCGGCGGAGCTCGTACTCGAGGGACAGATCGAGATGGAAGGGACGGGCGTCGTGCTCGAAGCCGAGCCTGTCGATTTTGCATCCGCCCGGGAACACCAGGATTTGGCGTTCACTCTTCTGCTCGAAGCAATTGAGCTGTTGACACCTCCTCGGGAAAAACAGGACCAGGATCAACAGCAGCAAGAGCAACAACAGCAAGAGCAACAACAGCAACAAGAACAACAACAAGCTGCGGAGCCAAAGCCAGAAGAGCAAGAGGCCGATCCCTCGCAGATGCTGCAGGAGGTGCGGGATCGGGAAACGGAGCGTTGGCGCGAAAAGGCCAAACGCAATCAGCGTGGCTTCGACACTGTGGAGCGGGACTGGTGA
- a CDS encoding BatD family protein, with protein sequence MRGARVKWPIPMALFVFSLLLAGSAAAQKIHIQISSGPYYPGEAVEVHLVVEDFEEHPTPEVDVAPLAKGRIDFVGVNPSTRSSISIVNGRMTQTRTVRFVYQYRFVANAAGTYEIGPFRVKQGSVERTTGPVRVDVTALGKSDRVRIKASWPRGELYPGQRFAVRIEWWFETDLSDRMQDYRIELPIFNRSDLFRFIDSPPQRGETELVIRTAGGPVSLQATVTEREEGGRSFKVVTAERILVPLRSGTFEFPGATIVVDEVVRWRRDLFGQRTPQGTRKVASSDDARTLVVRDVPRRGRPESYAGAIGRGFSLEVSADRSVLQVGDPIELTLVLRGDGNLEGAGLPDLGAPGGLSAELFRTPIGSPGGIVKDAAKTFRVQLRVLDASVREIPPIPYSYFDTDKKQFVTVESRPIALSVRRGQVITAADVVSGAATPNDPLTKQGLSPGEEQGDGIRAGDTRSATGELVLSGANLSIVREPGLLLASAGAGSFNTLAVVLLYSLSLAMIASALTYRRRSDLDPAVVERRKLFAEERKKIERARGSSRAEAMSILSGSLRAMLRAAPGARTAELDAFLSECDAVTYARTKGDREGIAPEIIERAQALADLIEENGA encoded by the coding sequence GTGAGGGGCGCAAGGGTCAAATGGCCGATCCCAATGGCTCTCTTCGTATTCAGCTTGCTGCTTGCCGGCAGCGCCGCCGCGCAAAAGATTCATATCCAGATTTCATCCGGTCCGTACTATCCGGGTGAGGCGGTCGAGGTCCACCTGGTCGTCGAGGACTTCGAAGAGCATCCAACACCGGAGGTCGATGTCGCTCCCCTCGCGAAGGGGCGCATCGACTTCGTGGGCGTGAATCCATCGACGCGCAGCAGTATTTCGATCGTCAACGGACGCATGACCCAGACCAGGACTGTGCGCTTCGTATACCAGTATCGCTTCGTCGCAAACGCAGCCGGAACCTATGAGATTGGACCCTTTCGGGTGAAGCAGGGGAGTGTCGAGCGGACGACGGGGCCGGTTCGGGTCGATGTCACTGCCCTCGGCAAGAGCGATCGCGTGCGCATCAAGGCGAGTTGGCCCCGGGGTGAGCTGTATCCTGGTCAGCGTTTCGCAGTCAGGATCGAGTGGTGGTTTGAGACCGACCTCAGTGATCGGATGCAGGACTATCGGATCGAGTTGCCGATCTTCAACCGCAGCGATCTGTTTCGCTTCATCGATTCGCCACCCCAGCGTGGAGAAACCGAACTGGTCATACGAACCGCTGGGGGACCGGTTTCGCTCCAGGCGACGGTAACCGAGCGCGAAGAGGGCGGGCGCAGTTTCAAGGTCGTGACCGCCGAACGCATTTTGGTGCCCCTGCGTTCGGGGACGTTCGAGTTTCCGGGCGCCACGATCGTGGTCGACGAAGTCGTGCGCTGGCGGCGAGACTTGTTTGGCCAGCGCACGCCGCAAGGGACGCGCAAAGTCGCATCGAGCGACGATGCCCGCACCCTGGTGGTGCGCGATGTTCCAAGGCGTGGTCGTCCCGAGAGTTATGCCGGGGCGATTGGTCGCGGGTTCAGTCTGGAAGTCAGTGCCGATCGCTCGGTCTTGCAGGTGGGAGATCCGATTGAGTTGACCTTGGTGTTGCGCGGCGACGGCAACCTCGAAGGGGCAGGTCTGCCGGATCTGGGCGCCCCCGGTGGGCTCTCGGCCGAACTGTTTCGCACCCCGATAGGCTCTCCGGGTGGGATCGTCAAAGACGCGGCCAAGACGTTTCGGGTTCAGCTTCGGGTACTCGATGCCTCGGTACGTGAGATCCCGCCAATTCCGTACAGCTATTTCGATACGGACAAGAAGCAGTTCGTCACTGTCGAGTCGCGTCCAATCGCGCTGTCGGTGCGCCGGGGCCAGGTCATTACCGCAGCAGATGTCGTGAGTGGAGCAGCAACACCCAACGACCCATTGACAAAACAGGGGCTGTCGCCGGGGGAGGAGCAGGGCGATGGGATTCGCGCGGGAGATACGCGTTCGGCGACCGGGGAACTGGTGCTGAGCGGAGCCAACCTTTCGATCGTTCGAGAGCCCGGCTTGTTACTCGCGAGCGCGGGGGCGGGTAGCTTCAACACGCTGGCCGTCGTTTTGCTCTATTCGCTGTCACTGGCGATGATCGCCAGTGCGCTTACCTATCGTCGGCGCAGCGACCTGGATCCGGCTGTTGTGGAGCGCCGCAAACTCTTCGCCGAAGAGCGGAAGAAGATCGAGCGAGCGCGTGGTTCTTCTCGGGCAGAGGCGATGTCGATCCTGTCGGGTTCCCTCCGGGCCATGCTGCGCGCCGCGCCGGGGGCGCGCACTGCCGAACTCGACGCTTTCCTCTCCGAGTGCGATGCCGTGACGTATGCGCGCACGAAAGGAGACCGGGAAGGGATCGCACCCGAAATCATCGAGCGCGCCCAGGCCCTCGCTGATTTGATCGAGGAGAACGGGGCATGA